The Methanoculleus marisnigri JR1 genome window below encodes:
- a CDS encoding glycosyltransferase family 2 protein: protein MTTAAHISFFTATLMVLLAAVFLRDLHLILTGAGWSLFARILSLFLVAVTAFGVIQFVSYADHLLRSIYAYRPTAPQGSGAPTSPVAVFIPVYNEEPDVVEFCVRACAAIAYPDLRIFLLDDSTDTRKRTAMQGICRRYGLRYLHRDHRRGFKAGAINHALSHLGGDTPYLLVIDADQRVKPEILADLVPILEADPAVSFIQTPQFFRSEPHDPISVTFSYQQHIYNKHVCRGLSVNNTAMLTGSNCIFRVSHLAAIGGMDEACIAEDIATSFTFHLKGRRGVFLDAVYAEGVGPPNLAAYFTQQLRWAYGNTQLLGTILRQLVAQPRSMTATHWLEFLVTVSIYLLGGVNVVLFLLPVATLIFGIPILPVWVPPTFAVVLVVVIAIQVIVSVRERQYSLYDLAFSQAIFNTLAFVYARAIWYAVSGRHLPFVVTPKVAPGPSSRSRVRIAPVLLVIAAVLVSMAVGIMRTVSLGSDAGTAIPLFWACYTLAVLSSFLVVWQRDGRLVAGGGID, encoded by the coding sequence ATGACAACGGCAGCACACATTTCATTCTTTACCGCCACGCTCATGGTGCTGCTCGCGGCCGTCTTCCTCCGTGACCTGCACCTCATACTGACCGGAGCCGGGTGGAGCCTGTTTGCGAGGATTCTCTCGCTCTTTCTCGTCGCCGTCACGGCATTCGGGGTGATCCAGTTCGTGAGCTATGCCGATCACCTCCTCCGGTCGATCTATGCCTACCGTCCCACGGCACCGCAGGGGTCGGGTGCCCCGACCTCTCCCGTCGCGGTCTTCATCCCGGTCTACAACGAGGAGCCGGACGTGGTCGAATTCTGTGTCCGGGCGTGCGCGGCTATCGCCTACCCCGACCTCCGTATCTTCCTCCTCGACGACTCCACGGATACGCGGAAACGCACGGCGATGCAGGGGATATGCAGGAGGTACGGTCTCCGTTATCTCCACCGCGACCACAGGCGCGGGTTCAAGGCGGGAGCGATCAATCACGCCCTCTCGCATCTCGGCGGCGATACGCCGTACCTCCTGGTCATCGACGCCGACCAGAGAGTGAAACCGGAGATCCTTGCTGATCTCGTCCCCATCCTCGAGGCCGACCCGGCCGTATCCTTCATCCAGACCCCGCAGTTCTTCCGTTCGGAGCCCCACGACCCGATAAGCGTCACATTCTCCTACCAGCAGCACATCTACAACAAGCACGTCTGCAGGGGGCTCTCCGTCAACAATACCGCCATGCTGACGGGTTCGAACTGCATCTTCCGGGTGAGCCATCTCGCCGCCATCGGAGGGATGGACGAGGCGTGCATCGCCGAAGACATCGCCACTTCGTTTACGTTCCACCTCAAGGGCCGGCGGGGGGTCTTTCTCGATGCCGTGTATGCGGAGGGCGTCGGGCCGCCGAACCTCGCCGCATACTTCACGCAGCAACTCCGCTGGGCATACGGGAACACCCAGCTTCTCGGGACGATTCTCCGGCAGCTCGTGGCGCAGCCCCGGAGCATGACCGCGACGCACTGGCTTGAGTTCCTCGTCACGGTCTCGATCTACCTGCTCGGAGGGGTGAACGTGGTGCTCTTCCTCCTTCCCGTCGCCACGCTGATCTTCGGTATTCCGATCCTCCCCGTATGGGTTCCCCCGACGTTCGCCGTGGTGCTCGTCGTGGTGATCGCGATCCAGGTCATCGTCAGCGTTCGTGAGCGGCAGTACTCCCTGTACGACCTCGCGTTCTCGCAGGCGATCTTCAATACGCTCGCCTTCGTATACGCCCGGGCAATCTGGTACGCCGTCTCCGGAAGGCACCTGCCGTTCGTCGTGACGCCGAAGGTTGCGCCTGGCCCCTCTTCCCGTTCCCGTGTCCGGATAGCCCCGGTTCTCCTCGTGATCGCGGCCGTCCTGGTGTCGATGGCCGTCGGCATCATGCGGACGGTCTCCCTGGGTTCGGATGCCGGCACGGCGATCCCGCTCTTCTGGGCCTGCTACACGCTCGCCGTCCTCTCGTCGTTTCTGGTGGTCTGGCAAAGAGACGGCAGGCTTGTGGCGGGAGGCGGTATCGACTGA
- a CDS encoding type II toxin-antitoxin system VapC family toxin, which translates to MPTLDTSLLVDLIRHDPEAMRTLAAMEREGLPLATTAINALELYRGAFLSASVQENLRGVEAIMKALIELPITDETYRILGALAAELQGRGSRIGDFDEVIDAITLAGDGEIVTRDDHFTRVPGLKVRTY; encoded by the coding sequence ATGCCGACGCTTGACACCTCCCTGCTCGTCGACCTGATCCGGCACGACCCGGAGGCGATGAGAACACTCGCGGCGATGGAGCGGGAAGGGCTGCCGCTTGCAACCACGGCAATCAACGCCCTCGAACTCTACCGCGGCGCGTTCCTCTCGGCATCGGTGCAGGAGAACCTCCGGGGAGTCGAAGCGATCATGAAGGCGCTGATCGAACTCCCGATCACCGACGAGACCTACCGGATCCTCGGTGCACTCGCTGCCGAACTTCAGGGAAGAGGCAGCCGAATCGGGGATTTCGACGAGGTGATCGATGCAATCACGCTCGCGGGCGACGGCGAGATCGTCACCCGGGACGATCACTTCACCCGCGTTCCGGGGCTGAAGGTCAGGACGTATTAG
- a CDS encoding acetate--CoA ligase family protein, with product MAKRMLSEFESYDLLKQYGVPVPEHAIVKTVAEAGKMADKIGFPVVMKIHSPQIVHKSDAGGVIVSISSKQAAEEAFNKIVANAKAYNPEAEIKGVIVEQQAAPGLELIIGGKTDPAFGKVLTFGMGGTLVELMKDVTLRILPVSEEEIRVMVREIHGYPMIQGYRGSKPRDEETLVQVMWAINRFFAENTNVVEFDINPVRLYESGACIVDARIFIDDEAVEKTAKERPFVPIEYFTPRSIAVIGASSEPKKMGYAVMHNLLHFPGQLYPVNNKRPEVQGLKAYPSILDIPNPVDMAVITVPAKHVPSVIEECGQKGVSMVVIITAGFKEMGEGGKALEDRVLEIAKGYGTRIVGPNCLGLIVPPKGIDTTYVHESPKPGNIAFISQSGAIVNTVVDWSIRQDIGFSAVISVGNQADLNFIDFLRFVERDPKTKGIILYIEEIQDGKTFMKVVSEVSKTKPVVAIKSGSSAKGQAAASSHTGSLSGSYDVYMEAFRESGVIPVHTLTGTFQVAEMLSLPKGYPRGKRAVVITNAGGFAVLSSDYAERYGIDLINLPPKVLKELNDLLPDFWNKNNPIDLLGDANEKRFEQTFSVLAKHQDCWDIAFVVGFPNLVIGSEQLANQIIRFSEKTENMIVSTLLGGGSMDRGRKVLKENGIPLFDELDFTFRVMGRILWQRFR from the coding sequence ATGGCAAAAAGAATGCTGAGCGAGTTCGAATCGTACGATCTCCTGAAACAGTACGGCGTACCGGTGCCCGAACATGCGATCGTCAAGACTGTTGCAGAAGCAGGCAAGATGGCAGATAAGATCGGTTTTCCGGTCGTCATGAAGATCCACTCGCCCCAGATCGTCCACAAAAGCGATGCGGGGGGCGTTATCGTCAGTATATCCTCAAAGCAGGCTGCAGAAGAGGCGTTCAACAAGATCGTCGCAAACGCGAAGGCCTACAACCCCGAAGCCGAGATCAAGGGCGTCATCGTCGAGCAGCAGGCGGCGCCGGGACTTGAACTGATCATCGGCGGGAAGACCGACCCGGCGTTTGGGAAGGTGCTCACCTTCGGTATGGGGGGCACCCTCGTCGAGCTGATGAAGGACGTCACCCTGCGGATCCTGCCCGTCTCCGAAGAGGAGATCCGGGTGATGGTCAGGGAGATCCACGGCTACCCGATGATCCAGGGCTATCGGGGGTCAAAGCCCCGGGACGAGGAGACCCTCGTTCAGGTCATGTGGGCGATCAACCGCTTCTTCGCCGAGAACACCAACGTCGTGGAGTTCGATATCAACCCGGTCAGGCTCTACGAGTCCGGAGCCTGCATCGTCGACGCCCGGATCTTCATCGATGACGAAGCCGTCGAGAAGACGGCTAAGGAGCGGCCGTTCGTCCCGATCGAGTACTTCACCCCCCGGTCGATCGCGGTCATCGGCGCCTCGTCCGAACCAAAGAAGATGGGCTACGCCGTGATGCACAACCTCCTCCACTTCCCGGGGCAGCTCTACCCGGTGAACAACAAGCGCCCGGAGGTCCAGGGTCTCAAAGCGTATCCCTCCATCCTCGATATCCCGAACCCCGTCGACATGGCGGTCATCACCGTCCCGGCAAAACACGTCCCGAGCGTGATCGAGGAGTGCGGGCAGAAGGGAGTCTCCATGGTGGTCATCATCACAGCCGGATTCAAGGAGATGGGCGAGGGAGGAAAGGCCCTGGAAGACCGGGTTCTCGAGATCGCAAAAGGCTACGGCACGCGGATCGTCGGCCCGAACTGCCTCGGGCTGATCGTCCCCCCGAAGGGCATCGACACCACCTACGTTCACGAATCCCCGAAACCCGGCAACATCGCCTTCATCTCCCAGAGCGGCGCCATCGTCAACACAGTGGTTGACTGGAGCATCCGGCAGGACATCGGGTTCTCCGCCGTCATCTCGGTCGGCAACCAGGCCGACCTCAACTTCATCGACTTCCTCAGGTTCGTGGAGCGTGACCCGAAGACCAAAGGCATCATCCTCTACATCGAGGAGATCCAGGACGGCAAGACCTTCATGAAAGTGGTCAGCGAGGTCTCGAAGACCAAGCCCGTCGTGGCGATCAAGTCCGGTTCCTCCGCGAAAGGCCAGGCAGCGGCCTCGTCCCACACGGGTTCGCTCTCCGGATCCTACGACGTCTACATGGAAGCCTTCCGCGAGTCCGGCGTTATCCCCGTCCACACCCTGACCGGCACGTTCCAGGTCGCGGAGATGCTCTCGCTCCCGAAGGGCTACCCCCGCGGCAAGCGAGCGGTCGTGATCACGAACGCCGGCGGGTTCGCCGTCCTCTCCTCCGACTACGCAGAACGCTACGGGATCGACCTGATCAACCTCCCGCCGAAGGTCCTCAAGGAGTTGAACGACCTCCTCCCCGACTTCTGGAACAAAAACAACCCGATCGACCTCCTCGGCGACGCCAACGAAAAGCGGTTCGAACAGACGTTCAGCGTGCTCGCCAAGCACCAGGACTGCTGGGACATCGCGTTCGTCGTCGGGTTCCCGAACCTCGTCATCGGCTCAGAGCAGCTCGCAAACCAGATCATCCGGTTCTCGGAGAAGACCGAGAACATGATCGTCTCGACGCTTCTTGGCGGGGGATCCATGGACCGGGGCCGCAAGGTTCTCAAGGAGAACGGCATCCCGCTCTTCGACGAACTCGACTTCACCTTCCGGGTGATGGGGAGAATCCTCTGGCAGAGGTTCCGGTAA
- a CDS encoding tRNA (guanine(10)-N(2))-dimethyltransferase: MDVVEVTEGRTRFFVSRQDPHLQFPPGSGQVFYNSRMEMNRDATVLLLSVLRPESYLDAMGASGVRGLRVAHEVGIPVTINDWNAKAVDLARQNVEALGLVAEVTHGDANVLMSGRTFDAVDLDPFGTPAPFVDSAARSAGNYLFVTATDTAPLCGAHLKAGMRRYFSRPRNTEYHAEVGLRTLMGFVVREVIKYDRGVEPLFCYAHEHFHRLHLRLRYGAAAADRALARIGYVMQCPNCLYRSEQTGMLPEPEECPLCSAALVPVGPLWTGGINDDATLAAMQEALPSVTAGTGARIGRLLATCRQELDTSSHYDYHVIAKRLRVSPGRIETVIERLVALGYRASRAHYSGTALKTDAPLPVLEKVVSGG; this comes from the coding sequence ATGGACGTTGTCGAGGTTACCGAAGGGAGAACCAGGTTTTTCGTATCCAGACAGGATCCTCACCTCCAGTTCCCGCCGGGAAGCGGCCAGGTCTTTTACAACTCGCGCATGGAGATGAACCGGGACGCCACCGTCCTCCTGCTCTCCGTTCTGCGCCCGGAGAGTTACCTCGACGCGATGGGCGCATCCGGCGTGCGGGGGCTAAGGGTGGCGCACGAGGTCGGGATACCGGTGACGATCAACGACTGGAACGCGAAAGCGGTCGATCTTGCCCGGCAGAACGTGGAGGCGCTGGGTCTCGTCGCCGAGGTGACCCACGGGGATGCGAACGTGCTGATGAGCGGGAGAACGTTCGATGCCGTCGACCTCGATCCATTCGGGACGCCGGCGCCGTTCGTCGACTCCGCGGCACGGAGCGCCGGGAATTACCTCTTCGTCACCGCCACCGACACCGCGCCGCTCTGCGGGGCGCACCTGAAGGCAGGCATGCGCCGCTACTTCTCCCGGCCCCGGAACACCGAGTACCACGCCGAGGTCGGCCTCCGGACGCTGATGGGATTCGTGGTGCGCGAGGTGATCAAGTACGACCGCGGGGTGGAACCGCTCTTCTGCTACGCGCACGAGCACTTCCACCGCCTGCATCTCCGGCTCCGCTACGGGGCGGCGGCGGCCGACCGGGCGCTTGCGCGGATCGGCTACGTGATGCAGTGTCCAAACTGCCTCTACCGCTCGGAACAGACCGGAATGCTCCCCGAACCGGAAGAGTGCCCGCTCTGCAGCGCGGCCCTCGTGCCGGTCGGCCCGCTCTGGACGGGGGGGATCAACGACGATGCGACGCTTGCCGCGATGCAGGAAGCCCTGCCGTCGGTCACGGCCGGAACCGGAGCGCGGATCGGCCGGCTGCTCGCGACCTGCCGGCAGGAACTCGATACGTCGAGCCACTACGACTACCACGTCATTGCAAAACGCCTGCGGGTTTCTCCCGGCAGGATCGAGACGGTCATCGAGCGGCTTGTAGCCCTCGGCTACCGGGCGAGTCGCGCGCACTACTCCGGCACCGCCCTCAAGACCGATGCGCCGCTCCCGGTCCTCGAAAAAGTGGTCAGCGGCGGGTGA
- a CDS encoding superoxide dismutase has product MITMAVQKMAPASLKKYELPPLPYAPDALEPHISKEQLSLHHDKHHQAYVTGANADLEKLEKARQEGTEVDMKALLKELSFNIGGHVLHTLFWPTMAPAGKGGGGTPGGALADLIDREWGSFDRFKAEFTKAAASVEGSGWAALAYCTMTDRPMIMQIEKHNNHIYPSFRILMVLDAWEHAYYIDYRNNRGQFIDAFWNVVNWDTVNKRLENL; this is encoded by the coding sequence ATGATTACTATGGCTGTACAGAAGATGGCACCTGCATCGTTGAAGAAGTACGAGCTGCCGCCGCTGCCGTATGCGCCCGACGCTCTCGAACCCCATATCTCGAAGGAACAACTCTCCCTGCACCACGATAAGCACCACCAGGCTTACGTGACCGGGGCGAACGCCGACCTCGAGAAACTGGAGAAGGCGCGGCAGGAAGGCACCGAAGTGGATATGAAGGCGCTCTTAAAGGAACTCTCGTTCAACATCGGCGGCCATGTCCTGCACACCCTCTTCTGGCCGACCATGGCCCCGGCCGGAAAGGGCGGCGGCGGAACCCCGGGCGGCGCACTTGCAGACCTGATAGACCGGGAGTGGGGTTCCTTTGACCGGTTCAAAGCCGAGTTCACGAAGGCGGCCGCGAGCGTCGAGGGGTCCGGATGGGCAGCACTGGCGTACTGCACCATGACCGACCGTCCCATGATCATGCAGATCGAGAAGCACAACAACCACATCTACCCATCGTTCCGCATCCTGATGGTGCTCGACGCCTGGGAGCACGCCTATTACATCGATTACCGGAACAACCGGGGCCAGTTCATCGACGCGTTCTGGAACGTCGTGAACTGGGACACGGTGAACAAGCGACTCGAGAACCTCTAA
- a CDS encoding OBG GTPase family GTP-binding protein: MSSVEEQIREIEDELKNTPYNKATSKHIGRLKAKLAKIRDDAVARAMASAGGGEGYSVKKSGDATVVLVGFPSVGKSTLLNRLTGDDISATAAYAFTTVSVIPGSMEHRGAKIQVLDIPGLIAGAAMGKGRGKEVIAVVRSADLILVLVDVFNEKHTDVLLRELHDAGIRINRPKPDITIKKAGNGGIRLNTVGAVDLDVEEIRSILAENKIVNADVLIRNEVSQDDFIDAMIGNRVYVPAFIAVNKVDLVDEKTRAGIEEELTERFGEPPIMVSAHSGYRIEDLKDAIFDNLGFMRVYLKPVGGPADMDEPLIIRSPATVEDVCNRLHRDFADKFRYAKVWGESAKHDAQRVGLTHKLADGDVLTVVTRR, translated from the coding sequence ATGAGCAGTGTCGAAGAGCAGATACGGGAAATAGAGGACGAACTCAAGAATACCCCGTACAACAAGGCGACCTCCAAGCATATCGGCCGCCTCAAGGCGAAACTCGCGAAGATCCGTGACGATGCAGTAGCCCGGGCCATGGCCTCCGCCGGAGGGGGCGAGGGCTACTCCGTGAAGAAGTCGGGGGACGCTACCGTTGTCCTGGTCGGCTTCCCGTCCGTCGGAAAGAGTACGCTGCTCAACAGGCTTACCGGTGATGATATCAGCGCGACGGCGGCCTATGCCTTCACGACTGTCTCCGTCATCCCGGGCTCGATGGAGCACCGGGGCGCGAAGATCCAGGTCCTGGATATCCCCGGCCTGATCGCCGGCGCCGCCATGGGCAAGGGCCGCGGGAAAGAGGTCATCGCCGTCGTCCGGAGCGCCGACCTGATCCTTGTTCTGGTCGACGTCTTCAACGAGAAGCATACGGACGTCCTTCTCCGCGAGCTCCACGACGCCGGTATCCGGATCAACCGCCCTAAACCCGATATCACCATCAAGAAGGCCGGGAACGGCGGTATCCGGCTGAACACCGTCGGCGCCGTCGACCTTGATGTCGAGGAGATCCGCTCGATCCTCGCGGAGAACAAGATCGTCAACGCCGATGTCCTGATACGGAACGAAGTCAGCCAGGACGACTTCATTGACGCGATGATCGGGAACCGGGTCTACGTCCCGGCCTTCATCGCGGTCAACAAGGTCGATCTCGTGGACGAAAAGACCCGGGCGGGTATCGAGGAAGAACTGACCGAACGGTTCGGCGAGCCCCCCATCATGGTCTCGGCGCACAGCGGCTACCGCATCGAAGACTTAAAAGACGCCATCTTCGATAACCTGGGGTTCATGCGGGTCTACTTAAAGCCGGTCGGCGGCCCCGCGGATATGGACGAGCCGCTGATCATCCGGAGCCCGGCAACGGTCGAGGACGTCTGCAATCGCCTTCACCGGGACTTTGCGGACAAGTTCCGCTACGCGAAGGTCTGGGGCGAATCGGCCAAACACGACGCGCAGCGTGTCGGCCTCACCCACAAACTCGCGGACGGGGACGTCCTCACCGTCGTCACCCGCCGCTGA
- a CDS encoding Bcr/CflA family efflux MFS transporter produces the protein MHHSPASDRPTQQYLGDRGLIVLIALLSAFVPLSTDLYLPALPGMGDYFGVSATLTNLTLILFFLFFSLGLLFWGPLSDRYGRRPVLLVGLALYIAASAGCAVSWEIWHLIAFRILQAVGGSAASAVAMAMVKDVYDGRKRESVLALVQSMVVISPAVAPVLGAFMLPYTSWRGLFVALAIIGVVSMAGGLLLRETIPSRYNGTMAQSVRRLGVVLKNPGFTSLLVVFSLVSTASLAFVSASSYIYQDAFGLSEQWYSFYFALNAVGLIAGPFLYLWLSRHASRRSIVASGFVVMIGAGLLVCLFGGLGPLAFALALFPASLMGSAVRPGGAFLMLDQQKEDTGSASALINCAGLVFGSAGMVLVFLFGNSLVFGLGAINVAAGVACLLGWAAIGKRGLVRF, from the coding sequence ATGCACCACTCCCCCGCCAGTGACCGGCCGACCCAGCAATACCTCGGGGACCGCGGTCTCATCGTCCTGATTGCTCTCCTCTCCGCCTTCGTCCCGCTCTCGACCGATCTCTACCTCCCCGCCTTGCCCGGCATGGGAGACTACTTCGGCGTCTCCGCCACCCTCACCAACCTGACCCTGATCCTCTTCTTTCTCTTCTTCAGCCTCGGGCTGCTCTTCTGGGGGCCGCTCTCCGACAGGTACGGGCGACGGCCCGTCCTGCTCGTCGGACTGGCCCTCTACATCGCCGCAAGCGCCGGTTGCGCGGTATCGTGGGAGATCTGGCATCTCATCGCCTTCCGCATCCTCCAGGCCGTCGGCGGCAGCGCCGCCTCCGCGGTCGCTATGGCAATGGTCAAGGACGTCTACGACGGGCGAAAGAGGGAGTCGGTGCTCGCGCTCGTCCAGTCCATGGTCGTCATCTCGCCCGCCGTCGCTCCGGTCCTCGGGGCGTTCATGCTTCCCTACACATCGTGGCGGGGCCTCTTCGTGGCGCTCGCCATCATCGGCGTCGTCTCGATGGCCGGCGGCCTCCTCCTCCGGGAGACCATACCCTCGCGGTATAACGGCACCATGGCGCAGTCCGTCCGCCGGCTCGGGGTCGTGCTCAAAAACCCCGGTTTCACCTCGCTCCTCGTCGTATTCTCGCTCGTGAGCACCGCATCGCTCGCGTTCGTCTCCGCCTCGTCGTATATCTACCAGGACGCGTTCGGCCTCTCGGAGCAGTGGTACAGCTTCTACTTCGCCCTCAACGCCGTCGGCCTGATAGCGGGGCCGTTCCTCTACCTCTGGCTCTCCCGGCACGCGAGCCGCCGCTCGATCGTCGCGTCGGGGTTCGTCGTCATGATCGGTGCAGGCCTGCTCGTCTGCCTCTTCGGGGGTCTTGGCCCCCTGGCCTTTGCCCTTGCCCTCTTCCCGGCCTCGCTGATGGGGAGCGCCGTGCGGCCCGGAGGTGCGTTCCTGATGCTCGACCAGCAGAAGGAGGATACCGGCTCCGCATCCGCCCTGATCAACTGCGCGGGCCTCGTCTTCGGCAGCGCCGGGATGGTTCTCGTCTTCCTCTTCGGGAACAGCCTGGTCTTCGGCCTCGGAGCGATCAACGTGGCGGCCGGGGTTGCGTGTCTTTTAGGGTGGGCGGCGATCGGGAAGCGGGGGCTGGTGAGGTTCTGA